The Benincasa hispida cultivar B227 chromosome 9, ASM972705v1, whole genome shotgun sequence genome has a segment encoding these proteins:
- the LOC120085964 gene encoding probable leucine-rich repeat receptor-like serine/threonine-protein kinase At3g14840, with the protein MLLARFLAVVFLSSLCFEALTSGAARLPADEVEALKEIGKTLGKPDWDFTADPCGGVSSGWISNSKQFDTSFANNVTCNCNFQNNTVCHVTNILLKAQSLPGTLPPQIVRLPFLQELDLTRNYLSGPIPPEWGSTKLVKISLLGNRLTGPIPETIGNISTLTDLVLEMNHFSGTIPPELGNLTNLSRLLLTSNNFSGEIPPSLAKIASLTDFRISDNHFKGPIPKFIQNWTNLVKVAIQASGLSGPIPSEIGLLTKLTDVRISDLNGGSSPFPSLNSLTNLKVLILRSCNITGMLPDNLAWLASSKTLDFSFNKITGQIPDRFEVLKKVDTIYLTGNLLNGSVPTWMLNEGENIDISYNKFNQRNGQNIGCQSRNLNLFASSSQDNNSGKVSCLGGCQKTWYSVHINCGGKEEIINGTTKFDADTNTGKPSLFFSGGENWGFSNTGSFMDDDRATDDFIALNSSALSIPNPELYTRARISPISLTYYAFCLGTGNYTVSLHFAEIMFTNDETYRSLGRRYFDVYVQGKLEMKDFNIADAAGGIGKPFVKKFTVSVTNGTIEIRLFWAGKGSNAIPVRGVYGPLISAISVDPDFEPPSEGGNAISAGAVVGIVVAVLFIVILVLGVLWWRGCLRKTSTLEQELKGLDLGTGSFSLRQIRAATNNFDAANKIGEGGFGPVFKGVLADGTVIAVKQLSSKSKQGNREFVNEIGMISALQHPHLVKLYGCCIEGNQLLLVYEYLENNSLARALFGPEECQLKLDWPTRQKICVGIARGLAYLHEESRLKIVHRDIKATNVLLDKNLNPKISDFGLAKLDEEENTHISTRVAGTFGYMAPEYAMRGYLTDKADVYSFGIVALEIVSGRSNTSFRAKDDCFYLLDHANTLKERDSLLELVDPRLGSDFNKIEAMTMINIALQCTNVIAADRPAMSSVVSMLEGKVAVKEVVSDPSVSKQDVNAMWSQIYRQKGQATSESQTQSLTMDGPWTGSSTTASDLYPINMDSKYLENRN; encoded by the exons TCTTCTGAAGGCGCAGAGCCTTCCAGGTACTCTGCCTCCGCAAATTGTGAGGTTGCCTTTCCTGCAGGAACT TGATCTCACCCGCAACTATCTCAGCGGTCCAATTCCTCCAGAATGGGGTTCAACCAAGCTTGTCAAAAT TTCCCTTCTTGGAAATCGATTGACGGGTCCAATCCCCGAAACGATTGGAAACATCAGCACTCTTACAGACTT GGTTTTGGAAATGAATCATTTCTCTGGAACTATACCTCCAGAACTTGGGAACTTGACCAACTTATCAAGATT ACTTCTTACCTCAAACAACTTTTCTGGGGAGATCCCACCTTCCCTAGCAAAGATAGCCTCATTGACGGACTT TCGAATTAGTGATAATCACTTTAAAGGGCCAATACCTAAGTTTATTCAAAATTGGACGAATCTTGTAAAAGT AGCTATTCAGGCAAGCGGGTTGAGTGGGCCAATTCCTTCTGAAATTGGACTTTTGACAAAATTAACCGATGT GAGAATCAGCGACTTGAATGGAGGTTCATCACCCTTTCCATCCCTTAATTCTTTGACAAATTTGAAAGTCCT GATATTGAGGAGTTGCAACATAACTGGGATGCTGCCTGACAATCTTGCTTGGTTGGCATCATCGAAAACCTT AGACTTCAGCTTCAACAAAATTACTGGACAAATACCTGACCGCTTTGAAGTGCTAAAGAAAGTGGATACCAT ATATCTAACTGGAAATTTGCTAAATGGATCCGTGCCCACTTGGATGCTAAATGAAGGAGAAAACAT TGATATCTCTTATAACAAATTTAATCAGAGAAATGGTCAGAACATTGGTTGCCAATCACGAAATTT GAACCTGTTTGCAAGCTCTTCACAGGACAATAATTC TGGAAAAGTTTCATGTTTAGGCGGGTGTCAAAAAA CTTGGTACTCTGTCCATATCAACTGTGGTGGGAAGGAAGAAATAATCAACGGAACAACCAAATTTGATGCGGATACAAACACTGGAAAACCATCATTGTTTTTTTCAGGAGGAGAAAATTGGGGATTTAGCAACACTGGTAGTTTTATGGACGATGATCGTGCAACAGATGATTTTATTGCATTAAACTCATCTGCTCTCTCAATACCAAATCCTGAATTGTACACGAGGGCACGCATTTCTCCAATCTCTCTTACTTATTATGCATTTTGCTTGGGTACTGGAAACTACACAGTAAGCCTCCATTTTGCTGAGATAATGTTTACTAATGATGAAACATACAGAAGCCTTGGCAGACGCTACTTTGATGTGTACGTTCAG GGAAAGCTGGAGATGAAGGATTTTAATATTGCAGATGCAGCAGGTGGTATTGGCAAACCTTTTGTAAAGAAATTCACAGTTTCTGTGACTAATGGTACTATAGAGATTCGCCTATTTTGGGCTGGGAAGGGGTCAAATGCAATCCCTGTGAGAGGGGTTTATGGTCCTTTAATTTCCGCCATTTCTGTTGATCCTG ACTTTGAGCCACCATCAGAAGGTGGAAACGCCATATCTGCCGGTGCAGTGGTTGGAATTGTGGTTGCTGTGCTCTTCATTGTCATCTTGGTTCTTGGAGTGTTGTGGTGGAGAGGCTGCCTAAGAAAGACAAGCACACTTGAGCAAG AGTTGAAGGGTCTAGATCTAGGAACAGGTTCATTTTCATTAAGGCAAATCAGAGCTGCCACTAACAATTTTGATGCTGCCAATAAGATTGGAGAAGGCGGTTTTGGTCCTGTTTTCAAG GGTGTTCTTGCAGATGGCACCGTAATTGCAGTGAAACAACTTTCTTCAAAATCAAAGCAAGGAAATCGTGAATTTGTGAATGAGATAGGCATGATATCTGCATTGCAGCACCCGCATCTAGTGAAGCTTTACGGATGTtgtattgaaggaaatcaactttTGCTAGTATATGAGTATCTGGAAAACAATAGCCTTGCTCGGGCTTTATTCG GTCCTGAAGAATGTCAACTGAAATTGGATTGGCCAACTAGGCAAAAGATTTGTGTTGGTATAGCTAGAGGTTTAGCATACCTTCACGAGGAGTCAAGACTGAAGATCGTTCACCGAGATATCAAAGCTACGAATGTTCTGCTTGATAAAAATCTCAACCCCAAGATTTCCGACTTCGGTTTGGCGAAgctggatgaagaagaaaatacacATATCAGCACCCGGGTTGCTGGAACCTT TGGGTATATGGCACCAGAATACGCCATGCGAGGCTACTTAACTGACAAGGCAGATGTGTATAGCTTTGGCATTGTTGCGTTGGAGATAGTCAGTGGTCGAAGCAACACAAGTTTCCGAGCCAAGGATGATTGCTTTTACCTTCTTGACCAT GCTAATACTTTAAAAGAGAGAGACAGTTTATTAGAGCTTGTCGATCCACGGTTAGGCTCTGATTTCAACAAGATAGAGGCAATGACGATGATCAATATTGCTCTCCAATGCACGAACGTCATTGCTGCCGATAGACCTGCCATGTCATCAGTGGTGAGCATGTTGGAAGGGAAGGTTGCTGTGAAGGAGGTGGTTTCAGATCCCAGTGTCTCAAAACAAGATGTGAATGCAATGTGGAGCCAGATTTATCGCCAGAAAGGGCAAGCAACAAGTGAGAGCCAGACGCAAAGTTTGACGATGGATGGACCGTGGactggttcttcaacaactgcCAGTGATCTCTATCCCATCAACATGGATTCTAAATACTTGGAGAATAGGAACTAA